The Porphyrobacter sp. LM 6 sequence AGCGGCATAGCTTTCGATATCTACTTTTATCGCCCTTACCGAAGGAGAATGCCGATGCCGCGTCTGTCCGCTCCGCGCCTGTTGCTTGCCGCCGCCACCGCCGCATTGCTGTGCGGCGTGTCCTTTGGTGGCGCAGACCATGCGGCCGCATCGGCTCCCGCTGCTGCCGGCCGGTCGCAGGCCACGATCACCGCGCGGCAGGATGGCTTCAAGGCCATCGGCGGTGCCTTCAAGGCGGTGCGCGGCGAGCTAGAAAAGGATAGCCCCGATTTTGCGCTGATCGCGGCCAAGGCTGGCGATATCAACAAGCGCGCGCGCAAGATCACCGGCCTGTTCCCTGCTAGCACCAGCAATGCCGACGGGTTCAAGACGGCTGCGCTGCCAGCGATCTGGAGCAAACCCGCCGGGTTCAAGGCGGCGGCCAAGCGCCTCGTCGACGAAAGCGCCAAGCTGGCGAGCCTTGCTGGCAAGCGCGACAAGCAAGCGGTTGCCGCGCAGGCGATCAAGATGGGCGGGGCCTGCAAGGGCTGCCACGACCAGTTCCGCGCCGAGACGAACTGAATGACGCAAGACTCCTCGCCGCCGCGTGCGGCGCTTCCTTCTGACGTACGCGTGTGGGACCCGCTGCTGCGGCTGGTCCACTGGAGTTTCCCGCTGCTGATCCCGGTACTCTGGTGGACCGCGGAGAATGACAAGTGGGCGCTCCACAAGCGGCTTGGCCTCGTACTGCTGGGCCTCCTGGTGTTTCGCGTGCTCTGGGGTTTCCTCGGGCCGGAAACCGCGCGCTTCAGCCAGTTCGTGAAGGGCCCGCGCGCGGTGCTCGCCTACTTGCGCGATGGTGCGGGGGCCAAGGTGATCGGGCACTCGCCGCTGGGCGGGTGGAGCACGCTGGTGCTGCTGGGCGCGATGCTGGCGCAGGTCAGCCTCGGGCTGTTTGCGGGTGATCCCTTCGACGGCACAACCGGCCCGCTCAATGCGCTGGTCGGGGTCAGTCTGGCCGACGCCATTACCGAACTGCACGAAACATTCTTCTGGGTGATCGTCGGGCTGGCGGGGCTGCATCTTGCTGCGATCTGTTTCTACGCCGCGAAGGGCGATGATCTTTTGAGCCCGATGGTGGGCGGTAAAATTCCGCCGCGCGTCGGCGTGGCCGGGATCGGGCCGATACCGTGGGCAAGGGGGCTGATCGCCTGCGCTCTCGCTGCCGCGCTCGCGCTATGGGTGGCTTACGGTGCGCCGCCGCTGACGGAATAGAAAAGGGGCGCACCCCGCAGCCGGGATGCGCCCCTTTATCTTTCAACCGCTCGACGTGATCAGAGCTGGCCGAGCATGTGGTCGGCGCTCGACACCTTGAAGTCGCCCGGTTCCTCGACGTTGAGCTGTTCGACCACGCCGTCGTTGATCACCATCGAGAAGCGCTGGCCGCGCGTGCCCATGCCGAAGCCCGAGCCGTCCATGGTGAGGCCGATCGCCTTGACGAAATCGGCATTGCCGTCAGCGAGCATGGTGATGTCGTCGCTGCCGGCGGCCTTGTTCCAGGCGCCCATCACGAAGGCGTCGTTGACGGCGGTGCCGACGATCTCGTCGACGCCCTTGGCCTTGAGATCGGCGGCCTTTTCGACGAAGCCGGGCAGGTGCTTGGCCGAGCAGGTCGGGGTAAAGGCGCCCGGGACCGAGAACAGCGCGACGCGCTTGCCGGCGAAGTATTCGGTCGAGGTGATCGCCTGCGGCCCTTCGGCGGTGGCCTTGACCAGGGTGACTTCGGGGATCTTGTCGCCAACGGAAATCGTCATGTTCGTGTCCTTTGCGGGTGGGAAAGCGAGGGGCTTCTATAGCGCTGCTGGCGGGGCGGGCAACAAATAGACATATAAAGATAAGTTTATATTTGCCTCTGGCGACACACGCCGCTACGGGCGTATTTCATCAATTAGCCCCCGCCACGCGCGCTCTCGCGCAGGAGAAAAGACACAATGGCCACTCTCGCTGCCACACCGACCCACGAGTATGTCATCAAGGACATC is a genomic window containing:
- a CDS encoding peroxiredoxin: MTISVGDKIPEVTLVKATAEGPQAITSTEYFAGKRVALFSVPGAFTPTCSAKHLPGFVEKAADLKAKGVDEIVGTAVNDAFVMGAWNKAAGSDDITMLADGNADFVKAIGLTMDGSGFGMGTRGQRFSMVINDGVVEQLNVEEPGDFKVSSADHMLGQL
- a CDS encoding c-type cytochrome — protein: MPRLSAPRLLLAAATAALLCGVSFGGADHAAASAPAAAGRSQATITARQDGFKAIGGAFKAVRGELEKDSPDFALIAAKAGDINKRARKITGLFPASTSNADGFKTAALPAIWSKPAGFKAAAKRLVDESAKLASLAGKRDKQAVAAQAIKMGGACKGCHDQFRAETN
- a CDS encoding cytochrome b/b6 domain-containing protein, which translates into the protein MTQDSSPPRAALPSDVRVWDPLLRLVHWSFPLLIPVLWWTAENDKWALHKRLGLVLLGLLVFRVLWGFLGPETARFSQFVKGPRAVLAYLRDGAGAKVIGHSPLGGWSTLVLLGAMLAQVSLGLFAGDPFDGTTGPLNALVGVSLADAITELHETFFWVIVGLAGLHLAAICFYAAKGDDLLSPMVGGKIPPRVGVAGIGPIPWARGLIACALAAALALWVAYGAPPLTE